One Mixta gaviniae genomic window carries:
- a CDS encoding amino acid permease, which translates to MVQDKKTTQQPGLQRALKARHLTMIAIGGSIGTGLFVASGATISQAGPGGALLSYALIGLMVYFLMTSLGELAAFMPVSGSFSTYGAKYVEEGFGFALGWNYWYNWAVTIAVDLVASQLVMSYWFPDTPGWIWSALFLGLMFLLNYISVKGFGEAEYWFSLIKVTTVIIFIAIGVLMIVGILRGGESAGWQNWHIGEAPFAGGFSAMIGVAMIVGFSFQGTELIGIAAGESEDPAKNIPRAVRQVFWRILLFYIFAILIISLIIPYTDPSLLRNDVKDISVSPFTLVFQHAGLLSAAAVMNAVILTAVLSAGNSGMYASTRMLFTLASEGKAPRIFAKLSKNGVPRNALYATTVVAALCFLTSKFGNQQVYLWLLNTSGMTGFIAWLGIAISHYRFRRGYEMQGHSLADLPYRSGFFPLGPIFAFILCLIITLGQNYQAFLSDTIDWYGVAATYIGIPLFLLIWFGYKLARRTRFVRYQDMEFPRFGE; encoded by the coding sequence ATGGTTCAGGATAAAAAAACAACACAACAACCTGGGTTGCAGCGCGCTTTGAAAGCGCGCCATTTAACCATGATCGCCATCGGCGGCTCTATCGGCACCGGGCTGTTTGTCGCCTCGGGCGCCACCATCTCCCAGGCGGGGCCGGGCGGCGCGCTGCTCTCCTACGCGCTGATCGGCCTGATGGTCTATTTTCTGATGACCAGCCTCGGCGAACTGGCGGCTTTTATGCCGGTTTCCGGCTCTTTCTCCACCTATGGTGCCAAATATGTCGAAGAGGGTTTTGGCTTCGCGCTTGGATGGAACTACTGGTACAACTGGGCGGTCACTATCGCCGTTGACCTGGTGGCATCACAGCTGGTGATGAGTTACTGGTTCCCGGATACGCCGGGCTGGATCTGGAGCGCCCTGTTCCTTGGCCTGATGTTCCTGCTGAACTACATTTCAGTAAAGGGCTTCGGCGAAGCGGAGTACTGGTTCTCGCTGATCAAAGTGACTACCGTGATTATTTTTATCGCCATCGGTGTGCTGATGATCGTCGGTATTCTGCGCGGCGGCGAAAGCGCCGGCTGGCAAAACTGGCACATTGGCGAAGCGCCGTTTGCCGGCGGCTTCTCGGCGATGATCGGCGTGGCGATGATTGTCGGTTTCTCCTTTCAGGGTACCGAACTTATCGGTATTGCGGCGGGCGAATCGGAAGATCCGGCGAAAAACATTCCGCGCGCGGTGCGTCAGGTCTTCTGGCGCATCCTGCTGTTCTATATCTTCGCCATCCTGATCATCAGCCTGATCATCCCTTACACTGACCCGAGCCTGCTGCGCAACGACGTGAAAGATATCAGCGTCAGCCCCTTCACGCTGGTGTTCCAGCATGCGGGCCTGCTCTCTGCGGCGGCGGTGATGAACGCGGTGATTTTGACCGCGGTGCTGTCGGCGGGCAACTCCGGCATGTATGCCTCTACCCGTATGCTGTTTACGCTGGCCAGCGAAGGCAAAGCGCCGCGTATTTTCGCTAAGCTGTCGAAAAACGGCGTGCCGCGCAATGCGCTCTACGCCACCACCGTGGTCGCCGCGCTCTGCTTCCTCACCTCGAAATTCGGCAACCAGCAGGTTTACCTGTGGCTGCTGAACACCTCCGGGATGACCGGCTTTATCGCCTGGCTGGGGATCGCCATCAGCCACTATCGCTTCCGTCGCGGCTATGAAATGCAGGGGCACAGTCTGGCGGATCTGCCTTATCGCTCCGGCTTCTTCCCGCTCGGTCCGATCTTTGCTTTTATTCTCTGCCTGATTATTACCCTCGGACAGAACTATCAGGCGTTCCTGTCGGACACCATCGACTGGTACGGCGTGGCCGCCACCTATATCGGTATCCCGCTGTTCCTGCTGATCTGGTTCGGCTACAAGCTGGCGCGCCGCACCCGCTTTGTACGCTACCAGGATATGGAATTTCCGCGCTTCGGTGAGTAA